DNA from Alnus glutinosa chromosome 2, dhAlnGlut1.1, whole genome shotgun sequence:
ACCAAAACATATAGCTATACGTTTTTAATTAATCTCCTCAAaggctaataaaaaaaaggttgacATAATGTTGACGGAAAAGGAAAACCTTTGTTTTGTCTACATACCTCTGTCTCTATAGGCTTTCTTTTCATGATTAGTTAAATTTTAGATATTATCTCTGAAAATAAAACATCTAAATCAGATAATTGAAGTCAATCAGATTAATTTATCTCCCTGATGGGGGGCTCTCTGTGTTACACACCCCGTACATTCAAACTGCAGCTGACACAGGCATGCTTATATCTGCAACATTTGGAATCTTACATATTTTTCGTGTTTTACAAACCTAAATGTATACGATCTACCCTTAAATTTATGTTTCCAGGAAGTTTTGTTGATTAATTTCTTCTTTGATTCTATCCATGTTGTTTCATATGTGCAGAGGAGTAGGAGTGTATTCTACCTTTCTGTTTCCATTTTGACTCTGATACTGTTGCCACTTTTCTATATCTTCATTTATATGCACCGGAGGTATTTACTCTCTAACTTCCTTGTTGCTCCATTTATGGCAGCTTTACAAATGGCTTCTCATTGTTTGGTTATTTGACTTTGCAGGGGAATGAAAGGCGGTGGAACAGTAGAGCTGAAGCGCATCTCAAAAAGTGTGCGAAAGAAAAAGCCCTCTTAGTAGGTAAAGGTTTTCCATATAAACACCAAGATGCCAGATGTACCTTATACAATCACAGaaagctttaatttttgttcttaaCAAAGTTAGATGAAAGGGACTTACTAATACCTTGAGGGATGATCCCATTTTTTTATCAAGATGCTGGAGGATACCGCCAATACATTGATTATTTTGTCCAAGGACTCTTAAATATGGCTTTTCTTCTGTCGCTCTGCCTGTCTCTCTTCACCTAACATATAAGATCATTGTTCCTCTTCATTTTGTTATAAATAACTTCATAGTATCTACAATTGTCATTCTAGTTTTTGTAATGCTTCATCAAACTAATTACTGAATAACTACTACGTAAGTGTTCGTTTGGTTTAGCGGTTTCAAAACTTGTGGTTTGAAAATAAAGATGTTTTCACGTTTTCAAATGCACTTCGAAATGGGGCACTTTTTGCGTTTTTGGTTAAAAATGTGCGTTTGGCCTTTGAAATCATGGTGTCGGGCGCACTTCATTAGTTTCTCTTATTGAACATGACCTCGTAGTATCTATCATTATCTTTCTTTCCTAGTTTGTTGTAATTTCCTTTTCATTAAGCCTTTAGCTTAGCTTTAGCTTTAGTTTGTAGTTCCTTTCAAGAGAAGTGAGATGACGCATGCACCATGCTTGAAACAGTTATTTAATTAACGCTAATCACCAAGTTGGTGTAGTTGGTGTGTGATTTTGTCACCTGCTATGGAACCAAGTAGGCAGCCCATAGAATATGATGGGACATTTAATGTTTATAAGGGAACTTACCTTGTTATAACTACTTAATCCTTCTCTTTATCtctttgatattttatttttttggccttttccTTATACCTTTCTCTCATTGGAAGTCCAGGTCTGATGATTTTTGGCTTCTTCCTTAAGAGTCtgttctctctcgctctctctaaaaaaaagtGTCATTCTAGGGATCCAGTGCACttgaaatataataaattaaaaataagagtaaGATAATTTGAAATGGACCCAAAGCCCGGTCCAATAGAAGGGCCGTGAGAGAAAATCTtctttatagcattactcaagtGAGTCAAGTTGGACGCCTAAGAGCAACAAGATGATCTTGTTCACTTTTACTTACGTGCGAGGGAAAACTATCCCTGTTGATTTTGaagacataaaattaaaataaacaagttTTCCACTGGCGACCGGTGAGTTCTTGAAAAGTCTTTGGCGGTGAAGGGGGGGAGGAGGCAGAAAGGGAGAGGCCAAGACATGAAAGGGAGGTAGATCTGGGGAGTGGAAAAACATAAATGAGGGGGGAGAGGAAGAGGGAAAAGGGATGAAGTTTTCCTTTAGAACTCAAATATAAGGATTAAGTTTTCTTACAAATAGGTTAGAAGAAATTCttctaattcaatttattaaattgacatgcaAGTCAAAATTAATCACATGCTCTAAGTTCTAAAGGATAAATATCAATTGGGTTTGAAGAATTTCCTCcaacccatcttttttttttttaaaaaaaaaaaaagaaaaagaaaaaaactttaaataatGTCTTAGATTCGACCGGACTACTCATTTGAATCTGTCAACCATGAACTTAAGGCTTGTTTAGTTGTTTGGTATAAGGGATTGGATTTAAGAGACAAATGCCTCCCACaattccattaatttggaaGAAGGAGATCATGGGTTTCCAACTTAGATTCTTATAATTTCTCAAAATATCTACAGGTGCATGCACGTAAATAAACAAGACTGGTGCTGAGATTCCCCTTCGTTTTCAGTGTTTAGCACGACCTGCGTCCAATTATCCTGGtcctaattaatataaaaagtttcaaaaagttCCCCAACACAAAGCTCAATAAATCAGCAGGCTTGAATATTATATCCAATTAAGAATGATTAAGAGGAGAATAATCTCAGCAGGCACTCATGAGTCATGGCCATctagcttttattttattttattttatttttcttttcttttcttttcttttttggtttcctTTGGCTGCCCATATTTTGTTATGtctatttaaaagaaaagaataaaagggATATGAGGAAGAGGAACAACATGAAGTAAACCTTGGACACTTCATAATGATGTATGACACTATGGAGAAATTTACAATTACAAAGGAGATCgaccaacaaaaataaaaataaaatgagggtCATAGATCCAAGCTTTAAGCCCCACTGGTCGGATGTCCCCACGAGCTCAATCCTGacgaaagtaaaagaaaaataaattatagtaaTCAATGTGTTTTGGGGGTATTTTTTGCTACAATAATCAATTCCTATGtttattaatgtgttttgggaaatgttattttgtttgaaaaaaatgttttgatatgacaaaattggaaaaaataaataaaaaaaattgtgttttgtgCTTTTGGTAAAATTGTCAAGTTTTGACACGAGTTACAAATATGAAACGAACCCAATACGAAATTATCGTGTTAGGTTGAAAGaatgacttgtttaattaaatgggtcgggttatAGTTTACCTATAAAGTCTTATACATGTGCCGTGATACAACTCGAACTCGACACGTGACATTTgaggttgacaatttttgatactACTCGCGAACCTGACATGAACCCAACATAAATTTAGTTGGTTAGAATTAAGagatttgacccgtttaattaaatgggtcaagttatggttgacctatatagtcttataccaaTGTCTCGATACGACCCGAACTTGACTCATGGACTTGAATTATCACCTCTAATTTTGGGTTGTTTATTAATGTCTTTGACTTtagaacagaaaacaaaaacattaacaaacattaCCTTTGAACAAGAAGGCAGAGGAAAAATTAGAAGAAGTGTAAAGGGATCGACTGTTTCTCACTTGACAGTAATCAATCACAATAATCTTCGCACTAACTTCTATAACAATTTTATTGGTCTAGTGTTCATGAAATTAAAGACACTGTTCATCCAACTAAAAATAGAAACCAAAGACACTTGGGGAGCAGAATATGGGAGCATGTTCATTGGTTATAGTTCTCCAAGAAAAAAATGGTCTTGTTCCAGATGATTGAAGCCATCCTCCCATGAGAGCATGGAATCCACACTTCCAGCCCATTGTCGTAGAGAATCTTCTTGAATTGAGGGGGATTCACCCATGGAAGGGTTGCTAGAgttttccaaggaaaatgaagAACTGTAGGAAGTATTGGTGTTGGCTTCTTGTTTCATCCATGAGTATCCCAAGTCCAAGCTTCCCCACCAGCCATCATAATTGTTTAAAACATCATTTGTTTCATCCAAAGTAATTAATTCCACTTCATCCCTGTTCTTCTCTGTTCCTGCAGAATCTCTCTTGGCATGATTGTCCATGGAGGACTTAAACTCCACGCTTTCCTCTTGTCCTTTTGATGAATTTGACTCATTATTATCACCATTGCTTCCTTTTTGCTCAAAGGGCTCGTGAGTCACAGGGTCTAAGCCAAGGAGCTTTAACCTCTTCTTGATTCTTGTATTCCAGTGGTTCTTGATTTCATTGTCGGTCCGACCAGGAAAATGTGCAGCAATCTTAGACCACCTGCAGAATTCTTCATTGTGTTAGGAGAAAGAACCAGCTTAACAACTCAGTTTCTATTacatgttaaattactatttatccaaaaaacttaaactaatagaaagtgatgaatttaattatttaatttatattctaacacccACAACACGTGAAATATCTAATTGAAATATGAGATGAATGATAGAGACAGGGTTAAATTTAGAACCTCTACtctttgataccatattaaattaccgCTTACCTGTTACCAAGACGTGAATGAAGCTGAATAATTTCAGTCTCTTCCGTTTCTGTAAAACCTCCTCTCTTAAGATCTGGCCTTAGATAATTAATCCATCTTAATCTGCAGCTCTTCCCACATCTTAGCAAACCTTAATCACCAAATATTGGCATTGTGTTAACTAAATGAAACCATGAACACAAATCAAAACTATGGTATGAGAGTCatgaaaagatatatatatacctgcaagCTTAGGAACCATTCGCCAGCAATGGATACCATTGTTGAGGATGAAGTTCATGAGCTTGTGATCTTCCTCAATCGTCCATGGGCCTCGCTTCAATCCAACCTTATCACAACAAGGCTGCCTTCCCATTTCACAAGCTTTTACCAAGCAAAATTGAGGAACCCTCGAGCTCCCAGGCTAGGTAGCCTTTTTCGAGTCAGCAATAAAGGGGTTGCTTAAAAAGGAGCTTAGAGGCCAAGCAAAGATGGTGCCAGCCTGCCAGGTCATTCAGACATATAAAAAAGAGGAGGATGTTGTTCATGGGGGGAGATAAATGATTGAATGGAAAATCACTTTGAGTTGATATCTCAAAAAGCATGGAGGCTTGTGAATTATAAATGGCCACCACCCTGATGGAGACAATGGAAAGGGTCATGTTTTTGGAATGAAGAATCAGATATGGTCGTCCTCGTTGACATATTGCTTTTGTTTTCCATATATTTTTGCAACCAAAGTCTTAATATTTGCAAATTGCAAGCCAAtaaccaataataataatattagttTTGATAAGATTCCTTTACTCCTTAAAGGCTGGCCTCT
Protein-coding regions in this window:
- the LOC133860945 gene encoding myb-related protein 315-like gives rise to the protein MGRQPCCDKVGLKRGPWTIEEDHKLMNFILNNGIHCWRMVPKLAGLLRCGKSCRLRWINYLRPDLKRGGFTETEETEIIQLHSRLGNRWSKIAAHFPGRTDNEIKNHWNTRIKKRLKLLGLDPVTHEPFEQKGSNGDNNESNSSKGQEESVEFKSSMDNHAKRDSAGTEKNRDEVELITLDETNDVLNNYDGWWGSLDLGYSWMKQEANTNTSYSSSFSLENSSNPSMGESPSIQEDSLRQWAGSVDSMLSWEDGFNHLEQDHFFLGEL